DNA from Daucus carota subsp. sativus chromosome 1, DH1 v3.0, whole genome shotgun sequence:
ATGGAGTAATCTATACATAGATGGTAGATATATCAAACTCACCCCAGTAACAGAAACAGATACCTCATCCCAGATGCCAGTGTTCCTATCCCTGAAATATCGAACTGTTATGGTACATGTACAGCACCCTCATAAAAGCACTAGGCTGCAAACCCAGTGCACATTAACATAGAGATTCGGTCTATTATTAAGATAACAGAAGTTGCAAAGAAAGCAAAACTATGAAATTTATCTCAATAATTCTATATATGTTGATCAATCAGTATACATGCTTGATACTTTAGTTGAGAGCAAGGAGGCCATAAAcatatacaaaataataatagcCACGTATTAACAGTTTTTCTTTATTGATATTACTCTGAGCAAACTTTTGTTAGCTTATTTGACAAACACTGCCGACATGAAGCCTTGATGACATGAAGAAAGTAGTAACTAGATTTTGGTGGAAAGTTGAAATTAATATGCATATTGGAGCCTGTTTTATGAACTCCCTTGTTTCCTACATACTAAATTGGTGGGATGTCCCGGCAGAGTCTCAAATGTTGCGCAGTATACAAAGGCGATATTCTACCTTAAGAACTCCAGAAAGTTTGGAACTCACATGTAAATAAAAGGGAATTTCATTACAGTTAGATGTGAATGTGTAAAGTTGTTTACATTTTGTGTTTCGTAACTCTCCAAAATATGCTTCACTATTTGGTTTTACAGATAGTTTTAGGTGTCAAACCTAGACATCTGCAACAGAGGGATGACAAGTAATATACAACAATGCCTATAAATGTGATTGATACTAAGTTCGAAAGTCAGGTAACTATATAACTACACAAGAAATATATTTCTGTTTTACGGTCTCTTATATCAAATCATATGTTGAAGTGTTAAATTAAGTTATCGGAAGCCAACAATGCTtcaacaatttaaaaatatcaaatgataAGGCTCTACAGTCTACACAATCAGCTGTATGATGTGTTCTGAAGAATTCTTAAAATAATAGGTGCAGACTTAAAAGGCCAAATAAATAGTCTGGATGCAGTGAAGTGTATATATCAAATTTAGTCCGAGATTCAACTCCTGTCACCTTATAGGAGCCATCCAGTCCCAGCCCTCAACATATTGTGTAGCAACATCTTTTCCAATCTGCAAGAAGAAAACATGATATGTATACGAACATACGAGAGGTCATCCAAATTAATATCAATGCAGTATAGATTAAGTCTTTTCAGGATTTAGGGAAATCATAAAGTATGTCTACTTTCAAAAATCTCGTCTCAAATACAAGGTGTTTAGAGCATATATAAGAAAGTATCAACCCTCCAAGGCAGTCCGGTTCCTTATTGCATAGGAATTTGATTCAAGTATGGAAACATTAAAAAGTCGGAGTTTCTAAGATTCTAAATAACAGTTCGCCCTCTAACACGTTCAATTTGCTTGGGTTTAAGTTTaaactatttaaaaattaaatggtTGTCCGAAAGTTCCAGACTTATGTTTTCCGTGCATGTAAGCCTCTACCCTGCAATTTTGAAActgattaatatattataaacagCTTGGGGTTTTTATTATTAGAGCACAGACCTTCCGTTGTTAGATAGACACTTGTTTCTTAATAACTGCCCATCTCTAATAATAAAATCCCAATCTGCATTGAAGATTTATAGATATTTCAGGGAACTTAGAGGAACAGATTATATTGCTATGTGGAGAGAATGAAGGATCCATTTCCATGAAAGAACTGTCTACCTCATGGTCGCCACCTTGGCCCCCCTCTGGAGGAATCTTTCCAGGATGATCAGGAGGATAAACCATAACTGCAAGTAAATTCTGACCATCAGGATGCAGAATATCAGTTACATCGAGTGAATGTCTTCGGAACATTCCCTTTGGCAAGACCCTTCTGTGCCCATTCATATACACCTCGGCAGAATAGTTTATAGCCCGGAAATTCAGGTCCACATGCTGACTACTCGTCTGAGAAAAAATCTAAAAAGATTATTATGTACAGTATATGAACAAAAGTATCGACAGCAATTAGGAAAAAATGCCGTCTTAAAAACTATTTACAGTTCAAAACTAAATGTATAGGAAAATGTTAACTCTAACCGCACAGGTACTCTCCTGTGTAAAGGAAATTGGAACTTACGATGCCTCTTATTTGTCAGTGAGAGAAGCAGTTAAATTTGTATATGCTTTAACATATGCTATGTAGTTTTTTGGTTCCTGCAAATACTATTCTTTCCGAATTTAGTATAAATTGATTTGTTTTTCATTGATGATGAAGATTTGAGTCGGAAGAAGAtgaattcttttcttttgcgCCGATCACAGAAAGTAACATAGAAGTATTTTCACCACTGGTAGCACATATATTGAGACAAGCATATCAGAAAGTAAATCGCACATGAcccaatttaatattttatacccAATAAATCAACTTAGACTAGTAATATGCATACCGGCTTACAATGAAAAGTTGTGAAGAACCAGAAAGTGTAGTAATCTCTCCCTGAATCGGCAATGTCTATAATCGACTCATTCTCCAACCCATAGAAAGGATCAGGTATGAGTTTATTCCTTAGAAGCGTTGCCAGTACACTGCAAATCAGACCGCATAAATtaattgcttgaattaataGGTTTAATTATGTTAAAGAACAGCCGAAAACAACCAGAACACAAAGAATTAATCAATACAGTAATTCTAGTAAATTAGTTCATCACATATCATAACTCAAAAATCTAACTTATTATACAATTAATTCCTGCTATATAAAATCGTAAACTGAAATCGTGTTACTCTTTGGATAATTGCATACATAATTACGTACATGTAGTGATCACCTATGTATAAAGCCTCTTATATCTCTAGGCCATATTAAAAGATCCCGATAACAGTGTCAGCCACAAAATCTCCAAAACTTGTACTAAAACCATACTAGTTTAGCCCAATTCTACAAAGAATTAAACACAACAGAGTTGTTCTCATATTTCTTTACCAATCAGCTGACACTATCGAGTTTCGAAACTTAACTTCGAAATTCAGTTACAACAGAATTACCAGAATCAGTTATATATCGAATAAACATAGGAACAAAGCAAAATTGAGTTGGAAAAAAGAAAGTAAACGATATCGAAAGAAGTGATTACGTTCCGGGAACACAAGCTTCCATCCAGGGAAGAGAAGTAGGTGAGGAGGACGGAGGATGAGTGGTGGTCAGCTCTACTCCGGTGAGGTCAACCTCCGTTGACCGTGCAGCTAACCATCctttattcagaattttcttCCCTATGTTCGCCATTTGTTTTGCTGATGATTTACGGAAACATGAGAACTGAAAGTATGTGATTGTGCGTGTGTGTTTTTGAGACAGAACTGAGAAGTGTTATGATCAGATCAGATGAGAGTGAGATGGATGATGACAGGATGGAACTGACATGGCGGGTCCAGCCAATTCATTTTAATTCCGCACAATAAAATTGAGAAATCTATCCGTTAATCTCAGAAAAAACCCTTACGAAAATTCACAATTTTCTCAAATCAAAAACTTACATCATCGTTGTTCTTgaaattattcataaattaatatatcaaaattttatttcaatccATAAAATTTGCTTGTCACATCATTTTCaggttattttatttttattttattttcaatttccaCATTAACATCGACTAACATTCGTTAGTCAGATTATGACAGAGAGAAGCGAATTagatattttgaaaattgaagaatttatttattaaatgttttagtTTATGAATTTAAACTATAACAaactatagttgaaggactaacGGAAAAACtatgcataattttaattattaaagacTTTTGTGCATAAAaagattattatcattattgagatgataacttataaaaatttatcatttaaataaaagtagttgttaatatatgtttataaacatacttgaaaatttattaataattctaGACTGAAAAACTTATAGCACAGATTTATGCGTTTTCATGGTTATGAACTTTATGATTTGCATTATCCGCCACATAGGAGGCTACTGGGGGGTAcatttttttcctttcttttatcTATTTATTAGAAGGgaagaatttattaaaatattgaaatctAGTGGGGACTTCTCGAGCTGTCAACTACAActtgattataaaataaaaaatgatgtaAATAGATAgtcattttgttttcaaatcgtttaacaaattataaattaaatttttttaatctaaaacaaatattacaATAATATTTCGAACAATGCAACATGCATCAGTTGTGAACATATTAGCATCGCAATTAACCTTCACATAAACATCATCTGTAACCCAATATTCATAATTATCACTCACATGATCTGAAATTGGAGCAACAAATATCCTcaaaatatgaacaaatttttgttGTGGAAATCGAGGCCTTACGATAATCACCACCATCCCATAATTGATGCAAGTTGTACGGATTAGCCAAACTATCATGTAAGTACTTCTTAGAAGAACTGCCGAAATCCATAACAAGACACACACAAACATTTGAATATAAAACAAtaacatccaaaaaaaaatgGACACGATCAACAATTTTGATAACAAGGTATTCCACGAGAACTCATCAAAAAGgatgaaattttgatttgattacaACACCGATAAATATGAGAGATAATGGAAGAAAGAAAAGGTTTAATTAGTGAAGGAGATGAAAATTGAATGGAGAATTAATAAATAGAATCCTAATTCCGAAAATCGACTCTCAAAATCGCAAACGCTATTGAGACCGTGAATACACTTTTAAATAGAAATAAGGAATAGAATTTAGAAAGGCATCCTCACTTGTCATAAACGAtacatgaataaaaaaatatatatgccgTAACTCCATTGATAAGGGTGAATTTGAGATTATGTGTATAAATGTTCATTTTTAGGTTCGATTCTCCACAACTCATAagggattttttttattttttttaaattttatgagtaAACAGTGGGATGttatactaatcatcttgcgaGATTAGTCAAAATGTGCGAAAACTGGTCCCTCTTATTTCCCTCATTTCCTTGCACGGAAGGGTGGAAGGGATTAATAAACTATTCGACGGCTTTAGACGGGTTCCCAGAGTATAACAGTGTTGTTCAAGTTCTACTAACAGCTAGGCATTCCGACCCCCCTTAGCATTTACTCCTACTAGATATTCAATTAAGCATACTGAAATCACCAGTACATTTCATCCAATTACAATCTCAAGTTAAAAGGTTTAAAACAAACTTATGCAAGTGGACTTATTACACTCATTTAGAACTTCTAGTTTACTGTAAGGAATCACATGAATCTGCAATTTAAAGACTTGAGCACTGGTATCCACACTTAACTTTTAACCCTCGCTATGATTATTAAGAGGAGAGGCATATATAGCCCATTGTCATTGCAGGACGCATTCTTCGACCAGCACCAAATGGTATCAACTCATAATGCTGACCCTTAAAGTTGATATCACAGTCCTCAAACCTTTCTGGCTAAATTCTTCAGGATTCCCCCATGTATTGATGTCTTTTTCCATCGCTCATGCATTAACAAAGATCCTAGTTTTGCGGTATACATTACATCCCCCAATCTTACAGTATTTCATTGATTCTCTAGGTTACAGTAGCGGTGCTGCAGGGTGCTGCCTGAGAGCCACCATCTTAAAGTACTTGAGCTTCTCTAATTCATTTCCATCCACAGCTAATTTGTTCTCTGTGATTTTTCTGATTTCAGCTTGCACCTTTTTCATAACCCGTGGGTTCTTGGCAAGCTAGCTCATCGCCCATACAGTTGTCACAGAAGTAGTGTCTATTGCAGCCACAAATATATTCTGAAAAAGAATCAACAGAATTATAAAGATTCTCAACACAGGAGAAAACATGCATACCAGTTTCATCATGAAGAAATTAGAGGTACCATGAAGACAGAGGGAACTTGCACTTTCATCATTTGACAGAGCAATCAATATATCAGTAATGTCTTCATTATCAATGGAAGGAGGAAGAAGGCAATGATGAGAAGGGTAATCACAGTTAAAAACCATGGCAATGAGATAGAGTTGATAAATTCTGAGAAGATTTCCATGAGTGCTGCTCATTGCATGATTTCTAGAAAGGACGAAATCTTTTCTTGGCGAAGATCAAATAAGAAATTTGATTGCACCAAAAGTTAATGATTTTGATTTCCACTGCTATTATTCCAGtctaattaattatgaatatcAATTTGCAAGATGGAAAAACAAACTCGAATCCAGTTGATACAATACACATAGTACAGTTTTTgtaatgaaataaatataaggCTCAAAGAGAATGAATAAAAACCAAATACTTGATCCGACTTTGTTCCAGATGCAACCCTGCACTGTATAAATTTAAGGGAACATTTATGCAAAGGTAAGTTCGAGACATGTTGCTAACACAATTAAACAGTTTGTGCCTGCTTCATGCAGAGGCTTAATCGTCTTCACATCGTAAGATAAATTAATAACGTATACATTAGTAACAAAGATGAAGCATCACAGAAGAAAACAGAATTTCATTACAAGTCAGGATAACTCATGTAAATTTCTTTAAATACCtctaatatgaaatatatatatatatattgaaggatCCTGCATTCGGAATACGGTCAAAAGAAAAGGGATACAGAGATGCCAACAAACAACAGAATGTTTTGTCCCACAGAAATATACCATAATTTTGCACTAGATACCCAAATTAGTCTTTAGAAAACAGCATAGCACTTATCGTCCAAGCAATGCAAAACGGTCATTTTGAATTGCCTGTGTCAAGTTGATATCAAAGAGCTCGCACCTAATAGGCATCTCCATTTCATAAAAAGGATTTTTCAAAACATAGTCAGTGTATAGTTCGTAGATATGCTTTAATAGGCTCTCCATATTTTGCGTTCCAGGCGCAGCAACCACGAAAAACTTTGTCCCTGTAGAAGAAAAAATGGAATTAAAATCTTAtacatcaaaaaaaattcaaattctgtTTTTTGCTAATAGAACTATATATTCTACAAAAGTATGCGAACCAATGAAGGCAACTGAATAGAGACATTTTGGAGGAAAGGTTTCATTTGCACAAGTTTTGTCTAACTCCAATTAATGTGATTCCAAAATGGATTCCATTGTCAGAGAAGCCATTTCGTGACATtccaaatcaaaaaatatatgaagCATTTCCATCATTGAGGCAGAAGATATTGCAAACATGGAAGCAAAGACATGTGGCCCGTAAGGTCTATTAGAGAGTTTGGTTTAATGATTTGTGTTTAGTAACAGAATCAGATTGCTATGGACTTAAGGAAAAAATACTATGTAAATGCACACACCAAACATATTGATATTAGATATGATTGGCTAGACACGATCGAGGAGAAAGAAATTAGTTGAAGATAGAACACACCGACAAGATCAGTGCTGCTATGTTGAAAAAGGTGGTTTTCGAAGGCAAGCTTAATATTGGTAGTAAGCTTGATGGGATGAGGTTTGTAATAATGGAGTGATCATATCTTCCATCTATTGGGGTGGAGACGGAGATTGTGGGATAAACTACGTGTGTAAATGAGTCAGACTACTTATAACTTATTCGAGCTTCACACGAGTATAATCGGACCAAGCTTGAGCTATTTAAGTACTTTACGAAGGTCCAGCTATAAATTACTTGGCTTGTGAGGCTCCAAAGTCTAGAAGAGCTACTCTTTTATTTCTATTTGTATATTCCAATATctattatatgaaatatgaatatTCAAAACTATTACATATTTGACATATCGAGGCTAGTGACGACAATGGATCGGTTCAGTTCAGATCAGGATTCGTGAAACCTAACTATAACCAATGTGTTTTGGCCCAGCAAGGGTTCTGATCAAAAGAAACCCTAACATTCAGGTTTAGATCAAATGctttgaaaagaaaatcaaaataaatcaaaacaaatGATATCCAAATTTGGAAATAGATATGTCCTTAACAAGTACAGATATAAGTACTTTTATATTGAAGCAAAAACGCAAAATGTCATAACTTAAAATTGGAGAACATGGGAAAGACGTACAAAAATATTACAACCGTGCACATGTACACATATATGGTCATGATCTActagaaaacaaaattaaaatgaaaacagagtatatacttttatttttaacCACCCACTTAACTTATCAATCCCTATCCTTTGTTCTCGTCACTGTCCATCCAGACTCTCTCCCTTCTCTACTCATTCTATTATTTGTTCATCTTCTTCCACCCATtcaattatttgtttttctgttaTCTATTACTCTCTCCTCTTTATTTCATCAACCCTCAGTAAAATACAGTTAATAATATACAATACAAAAAATTCCAAAATTTCAAACTTTGAAATTCTAGATCTATTAGTCTTTTaaagtttcaaatttaaaaacaaaggaTTCACAATATTGTAGAAAGATTTTGTATGTAGCTTGTAGTAAACGGTCACAGTACTTTGGAAAGACAACGATAGATAGATGCAAAACACAAGTGATTTGTGGAAACACTTACTTTCATTGAACAAACCACTTGTTCTGTACTAAAAAATCACCTATTTCAGTGATTACTGTAATTGCAAATTTGTGACTTTGAGTTGTGTactatttattagttatttgCTTTAAAAACAACATTAGTGGTGAAGGAGAAGAGAGTCCAAGTGGTGGTGGAGAAGGTGATGAGTAGCAAGGCAAGAAACgaaaaggaaataaaaaaaCCTCGGAGCTCAGAGAAGGGGGGGAGAGGGGAGAGGAAAGAGGAAATGATGAGAAAAAAGTATACCTCCTGGGAGAGGACAGAGAAAAGCTCGAGTGGAATTCTTCGTATTCAATCTTTTGCTAATATTAATTACATTAGAGTCAAGCTCTCGAGTACATTCAACTTTCACCAAACAAAAATTTGAGCTTAAATTTCTAGTTAAATGCCTAACAGTGTTCGACTCCTCTCGGCTCAACTACACTGCCCAACTCCTGCTATAAATGCACAAAAAGCCTATAGCCCCGAGCCGGACTGTTAAGGAAAATAAAAAGTACACTAAGGATCCACTTTGGACCTTTTGAGTGAGTCCCAAATATGTTTGTTAAGTTATGTGTTTTGGCAGCCTAGGGTTATATCAAAGAGATAACAATTTAGACAATCACAATTACAGTaggaaaaaaagagagaggTGGTGAGAAAAACAATATAGGAAAATCACAATTATAGAAAGTAATAAAGAGAGGTAGTGAGGAAATCTGATTTTTTGGAGACAGCAACGGGTTATGTGCCTAAGAGGTCAAATTGAGGGTTGAGCGGCATCTGAGTTGACTAATGTTTGAGTAGCTTGTTGAGGACATACAGATATGCTTTGTTTGGTATCACCGGATAGTGCAATAACATGAACATGAAGGCTTCAGCAAGAAAGGTTGAATCATGAGTTTAAGTTGCAAATTGTGTGTTACAACCTCTAGAAAGTTTTGAGTCTTCATCATAGTGACATTCTTTATCTTCTTTTCCTCTTATTAAAGTTCTCTTAGTTATGAACTTAATGGTGGTTGCAGGGCTGATCCTTACCACATTAGGGCCCAAGGGGAAACAAAAAAAGCTGGgccttaaataattttttttttaaattttgataataatcACACCCACGCACATATGTTGTTTTTGACAAAGCTCGGACCCTTGAGATCCCGTAAGTGAAGCAAGAGAGGTAGCATTAAAAGAGAGGTCACTTTTCAATATGAAGCATACTGACATAACATCACTACGAGTTTCAACGACACGGACTATATTGAACTGAAAATTAAGATTAAAGATATTCTTAAAATCAACATAACATTTAAAAAAGTAGAGAATATATTCTAGTCTATGAAGGACAAGTGCGGGTGCGGGGATACGGTAATTCGGGAAAATAAAATGGGGATTCGGGTGTGGGGCATACGgcaattagaataaaattaaaaaatatatattgtatatatattcaattaacAAAACAAAGGAGTGTCATTGAAATAAATCAAATAGTCAAATACCAAAGTTCATCATActtgataaatattaataaaagacatGATATTCAATATTcatcaaacacatgatatcagtcATCTTGAATTATCATATCTTCCATCTCCGGCTCATCAAGAGAAAGACTAGCTTCCATCCTTTTTTTTACCGCAAAATTACATAAATTACTTTTCCCGCACCCCATGAATCCCTGACCAGATACGCTGGGATATGCCATGTGGCGCACCCAGCCACACCAGCACTGCACAAAAACTAGGTGCCACGCTCATGCTTCATAGCTTCGAGTAGTTTCAACATAAACTTTACTcaattgaatataaaaataaattagcaaAATACTAACAATAATATTCATGTAAATGAAGAAATACCTCCAAATTTCGAAGCTAATATAAATCCAACATTGCAATGTACATATTAGATGATTTGGAGATGAAAGAGGtcccaaaaatataaaatcggAAAAATTACTAAAGGCACACACACGGAAGGCTTACATACTAAAGGgccttattttgttttttttttaaagttcggatatatcataataaaatagAGCGAACTCCTCACACATGGTAATGCATGTGTAGAACTTACCAGAGACGGAAGTACTGAAGGGCTTACCTGGGCTTAAGCCCAGggtaatttaaaaaaagaagttTAATAGTtgtatatattatgtaatttatgtGTTAAGTAAGCCCACGTCATCTATCAACTAAGTCCAACCcatcaatataatcaagtagATACATAGAATAAAATAGAGAATGTTGATTAACTGGGTGGAGTTCTCATTTTCTTCGGTTCCTAGCATGAATGCAATGTATAGTGCGGtgagtatattatttttttagatcTTAGCACATGAGGTGTTTCGACCTCATAAACATACGAGCGGGTATATTTTTCTTCGTTATTCACTTGTCAAGCCCACCCCAGTCCAAAATCCTGGTTCCGTCCCTGGAACTTACCATAACAAAGTGTAAAAGAAAAAGGTACCTGTTAGAGATTGGAAACAATGGAGATCAAACGTATCTGCCTCAAGAAGTTCAATCCCAGTGCATCCTGCAACAGGCGATAACTGCTGAGAAATTGCATGCATGGAGTGCCACAGACTAGCTAATCTCAAGCTGTCATTTGTATCCATACGTCCCGCAGAGCCATAGTCCTTCAAACGAATTGTTACCAACACTATAAAGAactttatttttctcaatacTTAAAAAGTTCGTAAACATAGCACAACCAAACCCATAAATCCTATAACACAAGTTTCGAAAGTACCTTGTAGTAATTTACCCAAAAAAACAAAATGTACCTTGTGGTAGATGAGACCGCCAGATTTATTGATGATGTAAAGACTGTAAACTGCAGGCATTTGGCGAGGTAAACGCAACTTTCAACCCccaaactaattaattaattaatgaaaCCTGGAGTAAGCCAAAAAAGTCCCAGATTAAAAATCAATCAAGTGAAAAACTATAATGCAGCAAACATTGTCTAATATTGGATTACTAAAATGAATTTCAAAGATGCGCCATTAAGGGCCGTTGGGGTTTCACAAAAGAATAACAAACAAGTATTGAATATAGATAACCCACAACCCAGATCATATATAGCGATTTGAATATCTAATATTCGGTTCAATTAGAGTGTGTAGAAAGCGATCAGTACataaaaacacaaaatttaTCTCTATATAAGTGAATATTTGAGCAGAACTGAACAGGGGTGGTTGAGAATAGCGTACCTCAAGAAGAATCGCTGAGCTGGGAATGGCCGGAACAggggtgcttatttgttcaatttaccatccaacggatgataagcttttggaccacgTGATCATatgaccaaattatctcccttacgtttattatatatactagcctttaacccgtgcgaagcacgggcgagtatataattctttattttttcatttataagaaaaaaaatattagttaataatattcacgcttatttatataaatattttattgattttcaGTTTGTCTTTTATAAGTTATACATctattcataagtatttattagtattaatatattttattaatagtttttgtcttgtaatataagatgagtgtttttagtatctTTCATATGTTGTAGACTTCTAGTTCTATAgaaagagtaccaaaccaaaaatttgtacgactacaaattatacccatgttggcttattatagtatagtatagattattattattgtaaaaatatataggttctacttttcagacttgtttctgGAAAAAAAACTACACATATTGGATCATCCAACAGTCGGTGGCGACTGGCGATGCAGTATAAAATGCACTGTCACCgtcattaatggcttcaaataaactattgtaatcaagtcattccttttctcttatgtatcatgccaaaatattaaattttttctatcaaattttaatatatattgagtagaatatgtgacgtgaacttccattagattatatttataaatatattagtatatattagaattattataatatgattcaaatttggcttactaattttaaaatatattagataaaagtaattttgtgactgtgcgatttatatgattctacaattaaaactggtagaaagtatttattttatattaaaatatccaacttattaattttaaaatatattagctaaaaataattttgtgacaatgcgatttatatgattctacaattaaagctggtaggaaatatatattttggattaagaCATGTGAAAAACAGAATTTGCTTTGGATgtagaaaagaaattataaacatgcaagtagatatcagttgccttatagaattagaagttaattttgttctaatctaacggtgcttatttgttcaatatacgatccaacggatgataagcttttggaacaTGTGACCATGCAACCAAATTATCTcctttacgtgtattatatataagtatataattggGCATGTAGCATGTtagtaaaaaaaatgtatttaattatttattataatgtttattttaaatttaaatgttagaatgtaataaaaaaattgaaaaatagaaaaatattattttatttttttgaaaataaaggaCTTTCATTACTTCAAATCATTTAGAATTATCTCCACCAAATGGGTAGGAGGAGATGCAAACACAATAAAGCAATTTAACGAACCGGAACTCTAGTTAGACTATGAGCCACCCTATTGGCTTGCTACCGAATATGACATAACGTGACCATAGGAAAATCCTGGAGCATCAATCTGCATTGAGCTATTACGTGACCAACCTCCAACAAATTCATTGTTGTTCCATTTAGAGTTCTGGCTACTAATAATGAGTCAGTTTCAATTGTTATTTTTCTACCTGGGTATTCCATTAGCCAAGACAGAGCTTCCCTAACTCCTATACACTCAACTTCCATCACAGTTGTCGGACGAGGAAGGGAGATACATTTTCCGCCAATGAAGGAGCCCGCCTGATCTCGCATAACCAATCCTATAGAAAAAGATTCATTCTCTGGAAAAAATGACACATCAACATTGAGTTTCAAGCCCCCTGGCTCTGGAGGAAACCATTTCTTCGACTTGCAGTCGCGCCCATTTTCCCCCTTACAATTTGTTCCACCTTTTGATCGAGCATCCTTCCagtaattagaaaaaatatcatatatatattttttttgcacCTGTCTCGAAACATGTATAAGATGTAAAAACAATCATATACAATAATTAAGTATGATAGACGAATCACACAGATTAAGAGCAT
Protein-coding regions in this window:
- the LOC108209948 gene encoding uncharacterized protein LOC108209948, coding for MPAVYSLYIINKSGGLIYHKDYGSAGRMDTNDSLRLASLWHSMHAISQQLSPVAGCTGIELLEADTFDLHCFQSLTGTKFFVVAAPGTQNMESLLKHIYELYTDYVLKNPFYEMEMPIRCELFDINLTQAIQNDRFALLGR